The proteins below come from a single Asterias rubens chromosome 9, eAstRub1.3, whole genome shotgun sequence genomic window:
- the LOC117294631 gene encoding uncharacterized protein LOC117294631, whose protein sequence is MPFSPSSQKSKNVKMVVQCGECLKWRVCYAARVLKPEQRRQLERELELLAFSCGTCFQDVSTDGDEESVFNVVYVNDKLTCDLPIEAPYYVTFDDPLCFFCGSEHDLITGDGNYPLCNECRDAGKNPHKKNTRAFNPRPQ, encoded by the exons ATGCCTTTCTCCCCCTCGTCGCAGAAGTCAAAGAATGTAAAGATGGTCGTACAG TGTGGAGAATGCCTCAAGTGGAGAGTGTGCTATGCAGCACGAGTTCTAAAACCTGAGCAAAGGCGGCAACTAGAGCGGGAACTGGAATTGTTGGCCTTCTCTTGTGGCACATGCTTTCAAGATGTTTCTACTGATGGTGATGAAGAGTCTGTCTTCAATGTAGTCTACGTCAACGATAAACTCACCTGTGACTTGCCAATAGAAGCACCATACTATGTTACTTTTGACGACCCTCTGTGCTTTTTTTGTGGAAGTGAACACGATCTTATCACTGGGGATGGGAACTACCCTCTGTGTAATGAGTGTAGAGATGCAGGCAAGAATCCTCACAAGAAGAACACTAGGGCCTTTAATCCTCGACCACAGTAG
- the LOC117294630 gene encoding sepiapterin reductase-like yields the protein MPSVPGVLGVPTFCIITGASRGLGREIALSLGSQLGPNSLLTLTARSSVDLEETRKQVAARAPEVSVRLVSGDLGVESKVEKIISSLFEGVDGTKYQHALLVHNAGSLGDTSNVGNLKATPESLQRYYLLNVTSCISLSSIFLKTFPKREGLRRTIIAITSLCALQATKSLSLYCSGKAARNMVMKNIAIEDPDVRVLNWAPGVLNTQMHHDLIANVQDAEIKEMMISVESTQYYLTPAASCKVLMQVFREDSFESGAHIDVWDVEQKE from the coding sequence ATGCCGTCGGTTCCAGGTGTACTTGGTGTTCCAACATTTTGCATCATAACAGGAGCCAGTAGAGGTTTAGGACGAGAGATTGCCCTAAGTCTTGGATCACAACTTGGACCCAACTCCTTATTGACACTTACTGCAAGATCCTCGGTCGATCTTGAAGAAACTCGTAAGCAGGTTGCAGCCCGAGCGCCAGAGGTTTCAGTCAGACTGGTAAGTGGAGACCTGGGTGTGGAAAGCAAGGTTGAGAAGATCATCTCAAGTTTATTTGAAGGAGTCGACGGCACAAAGTATCAGCACGCCTTGCTCGTTCACAACGCCGGTTCTCTCGGAGACACATCAAATGTGGGAAATCTCAAAGCCACCCCAGAATCTCTTCAGAGGTACTATCTGCTGAATGTAACATCTTGCAtcagtttgagctcaatcttcTTGAAGACCTTTCCCAAGCGGGAAGGTTTGCGGCGCACTATCATAGCGATCACAAGCCTTTGTGCTTTGCAGGCCACAAAAAGCTTGAGTCTTTATTGCTCAGGCAAAGCGGCACGCAATATGGTCATGAAGAATATTGCAATTGAAGACCCAGATGTTAGGGTGCTGAATTGGGCCCCAGGGGTATTGAATACACAGATGCACCATGATCTCATTGCAAATGTCCAGGATGCAGAAATTAAAGAAATGATGATTTCTGTTGAAAGTACACAGTATTATTTGACACCTGCTGCATCTTGCAAGGTATTGATGCAAGTCTTTAGGGAAGATTCATTTGAATCGGGAGCACACATTGATGTTTGGGATGTTGAACAGAAGGAGTAA
- the LOC117294995 gene encoding uncharacterized protein LOC117294995 isoform X2, whose amino-acid sequence MEQQQSEAQQHAQVQSNLLPGMPGAKRRGSAGRPLLSLESKREKARARVKRWRETHQYQPKATVRLSAAVSRRWVGLADELSIDNNALATLLLDLFDDDTLTSSVTLKLPSNPTPVSLSRVQTSSKDASVNNKMTRDFVCVKDEPQEDEDMSLDDSSDEPLTSLKNRKSSIGLPYVTKSREEQDITKDHSHSEEGDSSSSRPGLHRELESPKGAEKTRFFIISETRMRDLAMEARPYCTTCQQPVEVDVMPNGTSAHVSWKCEQGHSSYFCCQETLQGTHLGDLQLASALVLSGNDYASVLLMFNFMNLRMIHKKTFTAYQQKFICPVIKEKASDLFAVARRKHVSTEDSYS is encoded by the exons ATGGAGCAGCAACAATCGGAAGCCCAACAACATGCCCAAGTACAATCCAACCTACTCCCAGGCATGCCAGGTGCAAAAAGACGTGGCTCGGCGGGAAGACCCTTATTGTCGCTTGAGTCGAAAAGAGAAAAGGCACGAGCCCGGGTGAAGAGGTGGAGGGAGACCCATCAATACCAGCCAAAGGCCACGGTACGGCTATCCGCTGCGGTAAGCAGGCGATGGGTGGGGTTGGCCGATGAACTAAGTATCGACAACAATGCTCTGGCGACATTGCTTCTCGATTTGTTTGATGATGACAC GCTAACATCTTCAGTAACACTCAAATTGCCATCCAACCCAACGCCTGTTAGTTTGTCTCGTGTACAAACCTCGTCCAAGGATGCCAG TGTTAACAACAAAATGACCAGGGACTTTGTGTGTGTAAAGGACGAGCCGCAGGAAGATGAAGACATGAGCCTGGATGACAGTTCTGATGAACCTCTGACTTCCCTTAAAAATAG AAAGAGCAGCATCGGCTTGCCGTATGTAACCAAATCTAGAGAGGAACAAGACATAACCAAGGATCACTCACACAGTGAAGAAGGGGACAGTTCCTCTTCAAGACCTGGTCTCCACAGAGAACTGGAAAGCCCCAAGGGAGCAGAGAAGACCAGGTTCTTCATAATTAGTGAGACGAGAATGAGGGATCTGGCAATGGAAGCACGACCTTACTGTACGACCTGCCAACAGCCAGTTGAGGTTGATGTCATGCCTAATGGAACATCAGCGCATGTGTCATGG AAATGTGAACAGGGTCATAGCAGCTACTTCTGCTGCCAGGAGACTCTACAGGGTACACACCTTGGTGACCTACAGCTCGCATCGGCCTTGGTCCTCTCCGGCAACGATTACGCCAGCGTTCTCCTCATGTTTAACTTCATGAACTTGAGGATGATCCACAAAAAAACCTTCACGGCCTACCAGCAGAAGTTTATATGTCCTGTGATTAAGGAGAAAGCCTCGGACCTGTTTGCAGTGGCTAGGAGGAAACATGTGTCAACAGAGGACTCGTACTCGTAG
- the LOC117294995 gene encoding uncharacterized protein LOC117294995 isoform X1 — MEQQQSEAQQHAQVQSNLLPGMPGAKRRGSAGRPLLSLESKREKARARVKRWRETHQYQPKATVRLSAAVSRRWVGLADELSIDNNALATLLLDLFDDDTLTSSVTLKLPSNPTPVSLSRVQTSSKDASLLTTPVYDGQRSDDEEMPSSSKGVNNKMTRDFVCVKDEPQEDEDMSLDDSSDEPLTSLKNRKSSIGLPYVTKSREEQDITKDHSHSEEGDSSSSRPGLHRELESPKGAEKTRFFIISETRMRDLAMEARPYCTTCQQPVEVDVMPNGTSAHVSWKCEQGHSSYFCCQETLQGTHLGDLQLASALVLSGNDYASVLLMFNFMNLRMIHKKTFTAYQQKFICPVIKEKASDLFAVARRKHVSTEDSYS; from the exons ATGGAGCAGCAACAATCGGAAGCCCAACAACATGCCCAAGTACAATCCAACCTACTCCCAGGCATGCCAGGTGCAAAAAGACGTGGCTCGGCGGGAAGACCCTTATTGTCGCTTGAGTCGAAAAGAGAAAAGGCACGAGCCCGGGTGAAGAGGTGGAGGGAGACCCATCAATACCAGCCAAAGGCCACGGTACGGCTATCCGCTGCGGTAAGCAGGCGATGGGTGGGGTTGGCCGATGAACTAAGTATCGACAACAATGCTCTGGCGACATTGCTTCTCGATTTGTTTGATGATGACAC GCTAACATCTTCAGTAACACTCAAATTGCCATCCAACCCAACGCCTGTTAGTTTGTCTCGTGTACAAACCTCGTCCAAGGATGCCAG CCTGTTGACGACCCCAGTGTATGACGGACAGCGGtcagatgatgaagaaatgccatcttcatcaaaagg TGTTAACAACAAAATGACCAGGGACTTTGTGTGTGTAAAGGACGAGCCGCAGGAAGATGAAGACATGAGCCTGGATGACAGTTCTGATGAACCTCTGACTTCCCTTAAAAATAG AAAGAGCAGCATCGGCTTGCCGTATGTAACCAAATCTAGAGAGGAACAAGACATAACCAAGGATCACTCACACAGTGAAGAAGGGGACAGTTCCTCTTCAAGACCTGGTCTCCACAGAGAACTGGAAAGCCCCAAGGGAGCAGAGAAGACCAGGTTCTTCATAATTAGTGAGACGAGAATGAGGGATCTGGCAATGGAAGCACGACCTTACTGTACGACCTGCCAACAGCCAGTTGAGGTTGATGTCATGCCTAATGGAACATCAGCGCATGTGTCATGG AAATGTGAACAGGGTCATAGCAGCTACTTCTGCTGCCAGGAGACTCTACAGGGTACACACCTTGGTGACCTACAGCTCGCATCGGCCTTGGTCCTCTCCGGCAACGATTACGCCAGCGTTCTCCTCATGTTTAACTTCATGAACTTGAGGATGATCCACAAAAAAACCTTCACGGCCTACCAGCAGAAGTTTATATGTCCTGTGATTAAGGAGAAAGCCTCGGACCTGTTTGCAGTGGCTAGGAGGAAACATGTGTCAACAGAGGACTCGTACTCGTAG
- the LOC117294733 gene encoding uncharacterized protein LOC117294733, with translation MRQAMNRLGFKNRQARKKRLVTDLDLKKRVRFAKKMTREYPPGARARQRRSEGLNQHCTAKESKVGSGGRVVKAMVVTMHGEGVILCEPYKTMNGAYFVKFVTDKFEALISRAGKGESRLFLQDGDPSQNSRATRDMMTNIKAELLSTPPSSQDLNPIENIFKLVETN, from the coding sequence ATGAGGCAAGCCATGAATAGACTTGGATTCAAGAACAGACAAGCTCGTAAAAAGCGACTTGTAACGGATTTGGATCTGAAAAAGAGAGTGAGGTTCGCTAAGAAGATGACCCGTGAGTACCCGCCTGGTGCGAGGGCAAGGCAAAGGCGCAGTGAGGGTCTGAACCAGCATTGTACAGCAAAGGAGAGCAAAGTCGGATCTGGGGGAAGAGTTGTCAAGGCAATGGTTGTGACTATGCACGGAGAAGGAGTAATATTATGTGAACCATACAAGACAATGAACGGTGCATATTTTGTTAAGTTCGTGACAGACAAGTTTGAGGCTCTGATTTCAAGAGCGGGCAAAGGAGAAAGCCGGTTGTTTCTACAAGATGGGGACCCAAGTCAAAACTCAAGGGCTACGCGGGACATGATGACAAACATCAAAGCAGAGCTGCTATCCACTCCCCCAAGTAGCCAGGACTTGAATcccattgaaaacattttcaaacttgtgGAGACAAACTGA